In Lysinibacillus sp. FSL M8-0337, the following proteins share a genomic window:
- a CDS encoding MDR family MFS transporter, giving the protein MRKKVIVSLMLMTFLSAVEGTIISTAIPRITSDLSGVELVSWVYAIYMLATAVSTPIYGKLADLFGRKKVLLIGAAIFLIGSALCGVVTSMEQLIIFRALQGLGAGAIMPITMTIIGDLYSEVKDRAKAQGWISAVWGVSGVIGPLVGGFLVDSLSWRYIFFLNVPFGIIACLMIVIYYKESIRPAKHHIDYLGATVFSLSAIALLYALLTGSSQNNWGDMSIISLLIFAVVSFIIFLLIEKKSPEPLIPLALFSNRTLSTINLLTLISGAMLISITMYLPIWSQGVLGKNATDAGLILMPLPVMWTVGTLFSSKLVGRFNTKQIILLGVSVLSVAAFSLFTLSTESPAFLIYVGVGLFGLGMGLVTPIYMVTIQTAVSNQTRGTAIGLNTFINTFSQTLGAAVFGALFNTMIHAQGIQNLDLVSSGGHTGTTANTVTNSQEALASSVHFIYMGTFILALITLLIVWFFLKPATQLVSDK; this is encoded by the coding sequence ATGAGAAAAAAAGTTATTGTGTCATTAATGTTAATGACATTCCTTTCTGCTGTAGAAGGAACCATTATTAGTACAGCCATCCCCCGTATTACAAGTGATTTGTCAGGTGTTGAACTTGTGAGTTGGGTATATGCCATTTATATGCTTGCCACCGCTGTTTCGACCCCAATTTACGGGAAACTAGCAGATTTATTTGGTCGTAAAAAAGTATTACTTATTGGCGCTGCCATTTTTTTAATCGGTTCGGCGCTTTGTGGTGTTGTGACCTCAATGGAACAGCTTATCATCTTTCGTGCCCTTCAAGGTCTAGGAGCTGGCGCTATTATGCCTATTACAATGACAATTATTGGTGACCTATATAGCGAAGTGAAAGACCGTGCAAAAGCGCAAGGATGGATTAGTGCCGTTTGGGGTGTCTCAGGTGTTATCGGACCATTAGTTGGCGGTTTTTTAGTTGACTCTCTTTCTTGGCGCTACATCTTTTTCTTAAACGTTCCTTTTGGCATTATCGCTTGCTTAATGATTGTCATTTATTACAAAGAATCTATTAGACCTGCCAAACATCATATTGACTATCTTGGTGCAACGGTGTTCTCATTAAGTGCAATCGCTCTACTTTATGCATTATTAACAGGGAGTAGCCAAAACAACTGGGGAGACATGTCCATTATAAGTCTCTTAATCTTTGCCGTTGTTTCATTTATTATTTTCTTATTGATAGAGAAAAAATCGCCGGAACCATTAATTCCGTTAGCCTTATTCTCTAACCGTACATTATCAACTATCAATCTATTAACCCTTATCTCTGGTGCTATGCTTATAAGCATTACCATGTATCTCCCTATTTGGAGCCAAGGAGTCTTAGGGAAAAACGCAACAGATGCCGGGCTTATTTTAATGCCCCTACCTGTTATGTGGACAGTTGGTACATTATTCTCTAGTAAACTAGTAGGTCGCTTCAATACGAAACAAATCATTCTACTTGGGGTTAGCGTGCTATCCGTTGCCGCCTTCTCATTATTTACATTATCGACAGAGTCACCCGCTTTCCTTATTTATGTTGGGGTTGGATTATTTGGATTAGGAATGGGGCTTGTGACGCCGATTTACATGGTAACGATTCAAACAGCGGTTTCAAATCAAACGCGCGGAACAGCCATTGGTTTAAATACATTTATCAATACATTTAGCCAAACGTTAGGAGCTGCAGTTTTCGGGGCGCTGTTCAACACGATGATCCATGCACAAGGTATTCAAAACCTAGATCTTGTATCTTCTGGCGGTCATACTGGAACGACTGCAAACACAGTAACCAATTCACAAGAGGCATTGGCTTCCAGTGTACATTTTATTTATATGGGTACTTTTATACTAGCACTCATAACGTTATTAATTGTTTGGTTCTTTTTAAAACCAGCCACACAACTAGTGAGCGATAAATAA